Proteins encoded within one genomic window of Spirochaeta isovalerica:
- a CDS encoding M23 family metallopeptidase yields MKYVRISIAAVSVILIGAVSIFSKGDESEKELLVNASVEKMEQIDIVEVPYITAVSESLSTVKAEIESGSNLNDFLLDHGLSRDEASSVVYEISPYVDLHYIRAGEQFKLNYIDTTFQGLSMINSPGTVVEVVRDITAENGFRAYEKERTLNTFVQQITGRIDDSLYSAALEAGMNTNILYELIRLLSYDVDFQRDIQEGDTFNVAYEAVYDEEGALVSEGRILSAQLMTDGRDISFFYYEDLEGEGDYYNKEGQTIRKTLLKTPINGAVITSGYGRRISPITGFSKMHQGIDFGAPPGTPIYASGDGVIETATYNAVYGNFIEIRHVNGYRTLYGHMTRYARGMRKGIRVKQGAVIGYVGSTGMSTGPHLHYEVSYWGTKINPSNVKSPPGRTLAGKDKLLFENIKNSYIASFR; encoded by the coding sequence ATGAAATATGTAAGAATATCTATCGCGGCTGTTTCTGTTATCCTGATTGGAGCAGTAAGCATTTTCAGTAAGGGAGATGAATCGGAAAAGGAACTTCTGGTCAACGCGTCTGTCGAAAAGATGGAACAGATAGATATTGTCGAGGTTCCCTATATTACCGCTGTATCAGAATCTCTCAGTACGGTAAAGGCTGAAATAGAAAGCGGTAGTAATCTGAATGATTTTCTTCTCGATCACGGACTGTCCCGTGATGAAGCTTCATCGGTGGTTTATGAAATCAGTCCCTATGTGGATCTTCATTATATTCGCGCCGGCGAGCAGTTCAAACTGAATTATATTGATACAACATTTCAGGGCCTTTCCATGATCAATTCTCCCGGAACCGTTGTGGAAGTCGTCAGGGATATTACGGCAGAAAACGGATTTCGAGCTTATGAGAAGGAAAGAACACTTAATACCTTTGTCCAGCAGATAACCGGCAGGATTGACGATAGTCTTTACAGCGCCGCTCTTGAGGCGGGCATGAATACCAATATCCTTTACGAACTGATTCGTCTTTTGTCCTATGATGTGGATTTCCAGAGAGATATTCAGGAAGGCGACACTTTTAACGTTGCCTATGAAGCTGTGTATGACGAAGAAGGCGCTTTGGTCTCTGAAGGCCGGATTCTATCAGCCCAGCTTATGACTGACGGAAGAGATATTTCCTTTTTCTATTACGAAGATTTAGAGGGAGAAGGGGATTATTATAACAAAGAAGGGCAGACAATCCGGAAAACCTTATTGAAAACTCCCATAAACGGAGCAGTGATAACTTCCGGATACGGACGGAGAATCAGCCCCATAACCGGTTTTTCCAAAATGCATCAGGGAATAGACTTCGGAGCACCTCCCGGAACTCCCATTTACGCATCAGGCGATGGTGTTATAGAAACAGCCACTTATAATGCTGTCTATGGCAATTTCATTGAAATCCGCCATGTAAATGGATATCGCACACTTTACGGCCACATGACACGCTATGCCCGAGGAATGCGCAAAGGTATACGGGTCAAGCAGGGCGCCGTTATCGGATACGTCGGTTCCACAGGGATGTCAACCGGTCCTCATCTTCATTATGAAGTTTCCTATTGGGGAACAAAAATCAATCCCAGCAATGTAAAGAGCCCACCGGGAAGAACTCTTGCAGGCAAGGATAAGCTTCTGTTTGAAAATATAAAAAATTCATACATTGCGTCCTTCCGTTAA
- the metA gene encoding homoserine O-acetyltransferase MetA yields MPLKIQDGLPAIETLTEENIFVMTETRAIHQDIRPLKILILNLMPLKKATEVHLMRLLSNTALQVEVDLLRTATHESRNTSSDHLDVFYKTFDEISHHKYDGMIITGAPVETLDFGEVSYWGEMERILKWTETNVTSTLHICWAAQAGLYFHYGVPKHPVEDKISGVFCHNIEAPKEPIVRGFDDSFLAPHSRHTEVRRKDIEAIPELTIISESEEAGIYIVSARNGRQIFVTGHSEYDPLTLKEEYERDLLKGLEPNIPKNYFPDDNPSLPPVVSWRSHANLLFSNWLNYYVYQMTPYNLNEII; encoded by the coding sequence ATGCCTTTAAAGATTCAGGATGGACTTCCTGCCATAGAGACTCTTACAGAAGAAAATATCTTCGTCATGACAGAAACAAGAGCGATTCATCAGGATATAAGGCCGCTGAAGATTCTCATTCTTAATCTGATGCCTCTTAAAAAGGCAACGGAAGTGCATCTGATGCGACTCCTGTCCAATACGGCTCTCCAGGTGGAAGTCGATTTGCTCAGAACAGCCACTCATGAATCGAGAAACACGTCCAGCGATCATCTCGATGTATTTTACAAAACATTCGATGAAATATCCCATCATAAGTATGATGGGATGATCATAACCGGCGCCCCGGTTGAAACCCTCGATTTCGGTGAGGTCTCCTACTGGGGGGAAATGGAAAGAATCCTCAAATGGACAGAGACGAACGTTACATCGACGCTTCATATCTGCTGGGCCGCACAGGCAGGACTCTATTTCCATTACGGCGTCCCGAAACACCCGGTAGAGGATAAAATCTCCGGTGTTTTCTGTCATAATATCGAAGCACCCAAAGAACCTATTGTCCGTGGATTCGATGACAGCTTTCTCGCTCCCCATTCCAGACATACGGAAGTGAGAAGAAAAGACATTGAGGCTATCCCGGAACTCACAATCATTTCCGAATCCGAGGAGGCTGGAATATATATCGTTTCGGCGAGAAACGGACGGCAGATATTCGTTACAGGCCATTCGGAATACGACCCTCTGACATTGAAGGAAGAATACGAGCGGGATCTCTTAAAAGGACTTGAGCCTAATATTCCGAAAAATTACTTTCCTGACGACAACCCCTCCCTTCCTCCGGTTGTCAGCTGGAGATCCCATGCGAATCTTCTTTTTTCCAACTGGCTGAATTACTATGTTTATCAAATGACTCCGTATAATCTAAACGAAATTATTTAA
- a CDS encoding FecR family protein, translated as MKKFLIICILFIPAIFLYSQQSVFEYVEGEVTIKRISGDLIPAEIGNSIVPGDSVITGRDGYAELTLESNSTITIDKDTVFVFAQREKKEEKKSIFMIVLGKIGFKFDKLLQEPDIQTPSSVAGVRGTEFTVVTALDGSSLYVVSEGSVAVEAEGGLVVLELEEGVAVSLGEAPGEKFEARFGSEDYSGWLEGKNINFDMNPVETLTTMTETLKSYARGADDFYNQYLQSRSELESLRDELNTITDNKNDFYQKKVFPKEIETSYLVLNYRYYALSAYSLRRYVVGNMYLKTKTKYLTKQNEPVFSNFIKEYERFLGIFEKEIVPYLEERDV; from the coding sequence ATGAAAAAGTTTCTGATCATATGCATTTTATTCATACCCGCTATTTTCCTTTATTCGCAGCAGAGCGTATTCGAGTACGTTGAAGGCGAAGTTACTATTAAAAGGATATCGGGCGATCTGATTCCGGCGGAAATCGGAAACTCTATTGTTCCCGGAGATTCTGTAATTACCGGACGTGACGGTTATGCCGAGCTGACATTGGAATCAAATTCTACAATTACAATTGATAAAGATACGGTTTTTGTCTTTGCCCAGAGAGAAAAAAAAGAAGAAAAGAAAAGCATCTTCATGATCGTTCTGGGAAAAATCGGTTTTAAGTTCGACAAACTGCTCCAGGAGCCGGATATACAGACCCCGTCATCCGTAGCAGGAGTTCGGGGGACAGAGTTTACCGTCGTAACAGCATTGGACGGCAGTTCGCTTTATGTCGTCAGCGAGGGGTCTGTCGCTGTAGAAGCCGAAGGCGGCCTTGTTGTTCTTGAATTGGAAGAGGGCGTAGCTGTTTCACTGGGAGAGGCTCCCGGGGAGAAGTTTGAAGCCCGGTTCGGATCTGAAGATTACAGTGGTTGGCTTGAAGGTAAAAACATCAATTTTGATATGAATCCGGTTGAAACTCTTACTACTATGACTGAAACTTTGAAATCATATGCAAGGGGTGCTGATGATTTTTACAACCAATACCTTCAGTCAAGAAGTGAGTTGGAATCTTTGAGAGATGAACTGAATACTATTACAGATAACAAAAATGATTTTTATCAGAAAAAAGTATTTCCCAAAGAAATCGAAACAAGCTATCTGGTTCTCAATTATCGGTACTATGCCTTATCTGCGTATTCATTACGGCGGTATGTCGTTGGCAATATGTACTTAAAGACAAAAACAAAGTATTTGACAAAACAGAATGAACCAGTTTTCTCAAACTTTATTAAGGAATATGAGAGGTTCCTTGGAATTTTCGAGAAAGAGATAGTACCTTATCTTGAAGAAAGAGATGTTTAA
- a CDS encoding MBL fold metallo-hydrolase, translating to MKLIAIPSGPIETNAWLLINDKTGEAVLFDAPPQSYELVQKELENYKCTLKGLFITHSHWDHMLDTFRFAEDGVPVYGHEDGSEFMENPQSMSLYAMPGLEWKGCSLSNLAKDREKIEMASTVLEVRTAPGHCPGSIVIYIEEMKTAITGDVIFRGSIGRTDLPGGSFDMLKEHILKNIYTLPGDVTLCPGHGPETTVRFEMTNNPYVRPETI from the coding sequence ATGAAATTAATTGCAATTCCCTCCGGCCCGATTGAAACAAATGCGTGGCTTCTCATAAATGATAAAACAGGTGAGGCTGTGCTTTTCGATGCTCCGCCCCAGTCTTATGAACTTGTGCAGAAAGAGCTTGAAAACTACAAATGCACTCTGAAAGGTCTTTTCATAACCCACAGTCACTGGGATCATATGCTTGATACCTTCCGTTTCGCTGAAGATGGCGTTCCGGTCTATGGACATGAAGACGGAAGCGAATTTATGGAAAATCCTCAATCAATGAGTCTCTATGCCATGCCGGGACTTGAATGGAAGGGCTGTTCTCTTTCAAACCTTGCAAAGGATAGAGAAAAAATCGAAATGGCTTCCACTGTCCTGGAAGTGAGAACGGCTCCGGGGCATTGTCCGGGCAGTATTGTCATATATATTGAAGAGATGAAAACAGCCATAACGGGCGATGTCATATTTCGCGGTTCCATAGGGAGAACGGATCTTCCGGGTGGATCCTTCGATATGCTGAAGGAACATATCCTCAAAAATATCTATACACTGCCCGGCGATGTCACTCTCTGCCCGGGGCACGGACCGGAAACGACAGTTCGTTTCGAAATGACAAACAACCCTTATGTCAGACCGGAGACTATATAA